A stretch of the Streptococcus oralis genome encodes the following:
- the galE gene encoding UDP-glucose 4-epimerase GalE, translating into MQEKILVTGGAGFIGTHTVIELIQAGHQVVVVDNLVNSNRKSLEVVERITGVEIPFYEADIRDTDTLRDIFKQEEPTGVIHFAGLKAVGESTRIPLAYYDNNIAGTVSLLKAMEENNCKNIIFSSSATVYGDPHTVPILEDFPLSVTNPYGRTKLMLEEILTDIYKADSEWNVVLLRYFNPIGAHESGDLGENPNGIPNNLLPYVSQVAVGKLEQVQVFGDDYDTEDGTGVRDYIHVVDLAKGHVAALKKLQKGSGLNIYNLGTGKGYSVLEIIQNMEKAVGRPIPYRIVERRPGDIAACYSDPAKAKAELGWEAELDITQMCEDAWRWQSKHPNGFED; encoded by the coding sequence ATGCAAGAAAAGATTTTGGTAACGGGTGGTGCCGGATTTATCGGAACCCACACTGTTATTGAGTTGATCCAAGCAGGTCATCAAGTGGTCGTGGTGGATAATCTTGTCAATAGCAATCGTAAAAGTTTAGAAGTTGTTGAAAGAATCACAGGAGTTGAGATTCCTTTTTATGAGGCAGATATCCGTGATACAGATACCCTCAGAGATATTTTCAAGCAGGAAGAACCGACTGGTGTGATTCACTTTGCTGGTCTGAAGGCTGTTGGCGAATCAACCCGTATCCCTCTTGCCTACTATGACAACAATATCGCTGGAACTGTCAGCCTGCTAAAAGCCATGGAAGAAAATAACTGTAAGAACATCATCTTCAGTTCTTCGGCGACAGTTTACGGAGACCCTCATACAGTACCAATCTTAGAAGATTTCCCACTTTCAGTGACCAATCCATACGGTCGTACCAAGCTCATGCTAGAGGAAATTTTGACCGATATCTACAAGGCAGACTCAGAATGGAATGTGGTCTTGCTGCGTTACTTCAACCCAATCGGAGCACATGAGAGCGGTGACTTGGGAGAAAATCCTAACGGCATTCCAAACAATCTCTTGCCTTATGTTTCACAAGTAGCAGTGGGCAAACTAGAGCAAGTACAAGTTTTTGGAGATGATTACGATACAGAAGATGGAACTGGGGTTCGTGACTATATCCATGTTGTCGATTTAGCTAAAGGTCACGTTGCAGCTTTGAAAAAACTCCAAAAAGGTTCAGGTCTAAACATTTATAACCTTGGAACTGGTAAAGGTTACTCCGTTCTTGAAATTATCCAAAATATGGAAAAAGCAGTGGGACGTCCTATTCCTTACCGCATCGTAGAACGCCGCCCAGGTGATATCGCTGCCTGCTACTCAGACCCAGCAAAAGCCAAAGCAGAGCTTGGATGGGAAGCAGAACTCGACATCACCCAAATGTGTGAAGACGCATGGCGTTGGCAAAGCAAGCATCCAAATGGATTTGAAGACTAA
- a CDS encoding NAD(P)/FAD-dependent oxidoreductase has product MKKVAIIGAGIVGATAAYYLAKESDLEVTVFDHGQGQATKAAAGIISPWFSKRRNKAWYKMARLGADFYVDLLADLEKSGQEIDFYQRSGVFLLKKDESKLEELYELALQRREESPLIGRLAILDQASANELFPGLQGFDRLLYASGGARVDGHLLVTRLLEASQVKLVKEKVSLTPLASGYQIGEEMFDQVILATGAWLGDVLEPLGYEVDVRPQKGQLRDYQLSKDLASHPVVMPEGEWDLIPFVGGKLSLGATHENDMGFDLTVDETLLQQMEEASLPHYPALAEAKSLGERVGIRAYTSNFSPFFGQVPGLAGVYAASGLGSSGLTTGPIIGYHLAQLVQDKELTLDPVNYPIANYVNRVKSE; this is encoded by the coding sequence ATGAAAAAAGTTGCCATTATTGGAGCAGGGATTGTAGGGGCAACTGCTGCCTACTACCTCGCGAAAGAAAGCGACCTAGAGGTGACCGTTTTTGACCATGGACAGGGACAAGCAACCAAGGCAGCAGCGGGAATTATCAGTCCTTGGTTTTCCAAACGCCGCAATAAAGCTTGGTACAAGATGGCGCGCTTGGGGGCTGACTTTTATGTGGATTTGTTGGCTGATTTAGAAAAGTCAGGACAGGAAATCGACTTTTACCAGCGTTCGGGAGTTTTTCTCTTGAAAAAGGATGAATCCAAGTTAGAAGAACTCTATGAACTAGCACTCCAGCGTAGGGAAGAATCTCCCCTGATAGGCCGGTTAGCCATTCTAGACCAAGCGTCTGCAAATGAATTATTCCCTGGTTTGCAGGGATTTGACCGCCTGCTCTATGCTTCTGGTGGGGCACGGGTGGATGGCCACCTATTAGTGACTCGTTTGCTAGAAGCCAGTCAAGTCAAGCTGGTCAAAGAAAAAGTGAGTCTGACACCTTTAGCATCAGGTTACCAGATTGGTGAAGAGATGTTTGATCAGGTTATTTTGGCGACAGGAGCTTGGTTGGGAGACGTTTTGGAACCTTTAGGATATGAGGTAGATGTTCGTCCCCAAAAAGGACAACTCCGAGATTATCAGCTCTCCAAAGACCTAGCATCTCACCCTGTTGTCATGCCAGAAGGGGAGTGGGATTTGATCCCTTTTGTAGGTGGGAAATTGTCCTTGGGCGCCACCCATGAAAATGATATGGGATTTGATTTGACGGTAGATGAAACCTTGCTCCAACAAATGGAGGAGGCATCCTTACCCCACTATCCAGCCTTGGCAGAAGCGAAATCATTAGGTGAGCGTGTGGGAATTCGCGCCTATACCAGTAATTTCTCCCCTTTCTTTGGACAGGTGCCAGGCTTAGCGGGTGTTTATGCGGCTAGTGGTCTAGGTTCATCAGGTCTCACAACGGGTCCAATCATCGGGTATCATCTAGCTCAACTGGTCCAAGACAAGGAGTTGACCTTGGACCCAGTAAACTACCCAATTGCAAACTATGTCAACCGAGTAAAAAGCGAGTAA